CGCCGATGTTGTATATCGGAGAAAAGGTCGGATTGGGAAACGGCCCTCATGTCGATATTGCGCTGGATCCTCTCGAAGGAACCAATCTGACGGCAAAAGGAGAACCCAACTCGATCTCTGTGATGGCTTTTGCGGCGCGTGGTTGTTTCCTGCATGCCCCTGATACCTACATGCAGAAAATTGCAGTGGGACCTATGGCCAAGGGGGTCATTGATATCCGGCAGAGTGCCACCTGGAATCTCCAGCAGATTGCGAAGAAGAAGGGATGTGAGGTCGAAGATCTGACTGTAGTTATTCTGGAGCGTCCACGCCACGAGGATTTGGTCTGTGAGGTGCGCAAGGCGGGGACCCGGATCAAATTAATTTCTGATGGTGATGTCTCTGCCGCGTTAGCGACCTGCTGGAAGGAGAGCGGCATTGATGTCTTGATGGGGGTTGGGGGGGCTCCGGAGGGGGTTATTTCTGCCGCTGCGCTGAAGTGTCTTCATGGGGATATCCAGGGGATTTTGAAACCGAGAAACCAGGAGGAGATTTCAAGGATGAAGCGGATGGGAATCACCGATCTGAATCATGTCTACACGCTCGAAGAACTTGCGGCAGGCGAGGTGATGTTTGCCGCGACCGGTGTCACGACAGGCGATTTTCTGAAGGGGGTCCGGTTTTTTGGGGGAGGGGCTGAAACCCATTCTGTCGTGATGAGATCGAAGTCCGGGACTATACGGTTTATTGAGGCGAGACATTATTTTGACACGAAACCGGTGTATTAATTTTTATGCCACAGGTGACCGAATCCATTATCATCAACGTCTCCCCGAAAGTGATCTACGAAGTAGCGCTCGATTTTGAGAAGTACCCTGAGTTCCTCTCTGATGTGAAACAGGCGACCATCCAAAACGGCAAGGGGAAGTCGTTAATCGTTGATTTTGATATCAAGGTCATCAAATCGATCCAATACACGCTCAAGGTGACGGGAAATCCGTATAAAAGTATTCAATGGGATCTGATCAAGGGGGAGCTCTTCAAGAAAAATAGCGGGGGATGGGTGTTCAAGGAGGAGGGGAAGGGGAAGACAGAGGCGACCTATACAGTGGATATCGATTTCGGTCTTTTTGTCCCCTCAATGATTACCTCGAAATTGATCGGTTCGAATCTCCCCTCGATGATGAAGAAATTTAAAGAGCGTGCCGAAAGTCTCGCCTGATGGGTACCCTTAAAAAAATTATCCGAACCGGTCTTGGCGCCGCCCTGATGACGGAAGAAGGGGTCCGGACGGCACTCACCAATCAGGCCAAACAACGAAAAGCGGATCTGGAGAATATCATCGCGCGCGAGGTTGGAAAATTCCTGCAGCGGATTAATATCCACCAGGAGATTCGCAAGGCGCTTGAAGGGCTCACGATCGAGGTGAAGATCAAGGGGTCTAGAAATTAGACCGGCGAATCACTTCGTAGCGGATTCCTTTTCGTGTTGCGGCATCCCTCACCTTCACAACAGAATTATCCCCTGTGCCTTGGGGACAATATTGCTCTAGGCCTTTTATAAAAAAACAGGCTGATTCGTCGTCGGTGATGGCAATAATGACCTTACCAACTTCGTTTAGGGTTGAAAAGGATTCAGTGTTCATGAGTGCTATTGAGGTGTCCCACGTATATTCAGGACCGGCAGCTGGCTTGGTTTCTATGATCTCTATAGCCTGCTCAATTGCAGTTTTCATTGCTGTTAATTCAGCGCTATCAGACAATTCAGAGATTTCGGAATCCGGTTTAAGATGTTTTAAAGGAAAACCAGCCCCCATATAGATCCATAGCGCGAATGTGACATGTCCCCCTTCAATGACCTGGCTTTGGCCATGCTCCATGATTTGGTCTATCAGGTCCCGAATCTTTTTGGCGTACGGGAGCATGCTTCCGGAACGGTCAATCAGGAGGGCGATTTGGTAGTGGTCTTTCTTTTCTCTGAGGGTTAAGTGATCTAAAAGCTGTTGTCCAAATTGGGTCAGACGTCTTCTATTATCTGGTTCCTCGGCCTCTATGACACGTCCTTGATAGAGACTTGCCGGAAGCTGCTCCAACGGTGTCATCGATTCTCCATCAGAATCCCCTTTATCTGACCCGTTCGGCTCCCCCTCCTCAGCCGCCTGAGGTGCATCACCCTCCTCGCCCAGTGGGGCATTTGACGACAACGGCCCTCCAAAATTGGCCTTCGGGGCAGTGATCTTTGGGGTTCCCCTGTTTGAACGAGAGGGATGCTGAGGAGCTTTCTTTTGCGAGTCGACAACCAACTCCGGCCCTTTATTTCTTGTCGGTTTCGGAGATGTCCCTTCGTTGCCCGGTGGTAGAAAAGGAGGGGGTTCTTTTGGCAACGGAGTTTGAGGTTCCGGTGATACGAACTCAACTTCAATCACCTGAGGTTCTTCAGGCTTCTTTGTCAGTCGGGTAAAGAGTTTGAGGAGGCCGATGTGGAGAAGAATGGAGGCGCCGACGTAAGGGTAAAACCGTCGAGGTTTTCCTCGAGAAAGAACTGCCGCAAAGAGGGTCAAGCTTCCGGAGAGTGAGAATGAGGGGGCTGCAAATTTTTCCCACGACCTTTCCCTCTCTGCTCCCCCACTCCTTGTTAAGGAGAAGGGGGGCGGGGGGTGAGTTGGTAAAAGTCGACAGTCTACTTTTGATCGAAAATCGATAGTCATCGGTCCTTATATCGTTTAAATCAGCGGAATTGTTGTGAGTATCTTCCCAATGCAAGCAGTGGAAAATACTGTTGATACCCATGATACCGGATGTAAAAATGCCCCGGAAATCCGGTACCGGTGAAATGTCGCTCCTCCCATCGTCCGTTTGCATCCTGAGAATTGATCAAGAATTCAACACCGCGGCGAATTTCTTCGGTGTATAAATCTCCCCCCGCGGCGATGAGACCTAACAATGCCCAAGCGGTCTGAGAGGGGAGGGAGAGTCCCAATGGAACATAGTGCCCTTCTCGATCCGAGAGGCATGACTCGCCCCAACCCCCATCCGGATTCTGGATCGATTTGAGCCAATGGACCGCCTTCCGTATCCGCAGATCGTTTTTTGAGATTCCAATCGCTGTGAGACCGACAAGGACGGCCCAGGTGCCGTAGATAAAATTGACCCCCCAGCGTCCACGCCAGGAACCATCTGGTTCTTGGGTCTTGAGGAGGAAATTAAGTGCTCGTTTTAAATCCCCCCCCAACCCCCCTCTTTGCAAAAGAGGGGGGCGAAGGGGGGAGATTTTTCTAAGATCAGCCAACAATTCCAAAACACGTGCCGTGATATCGGGTGTCGAAGGGTCAAGACAGGCGCCATGATCGGAGAAGGGGATCCTGTTGACCCACGATGAAACGTTGTTCTTATCAAATGCACCCCAACCGCCATTTTTTGATTGCATCGAGAGGAGCCATTGGAGGCCGCGTTCAATCGCCGGTCTCTTCTCTTGTGTCGGAAGATCGACCGTTCCAAGAAACCGGAGGATCTCAATCGTATCATCAACATCGGGAAAATAATCGTTTTGAAACTCAAACGACCATCCGCCGGGCAGGGCGTCTCGATTTTTTTGAGACCAGTCCCCTTTAAGATTGGTGATCTGTTTTGAAATCAGATAACGAGCCGCCTTAAGCAACTGTGGATCATCCTTTTGTAGGCCGGATTCGAGTAGGGTTCGGGCGACCCATGGGGTGTCCCAAAGGGGGGAGATACAGCATTGTTGATGGATAAATCCCCCCCCAACCCCCCTCTTTGGCAAAGAGGGGGGCGAAGGGGGGAGATTTTCTTTTTGCCGAAATCTCTTCAATCCCCCCAGTGCCTTCTGAATCGTCGGATCTGAAAGGGGATACCCGAGCGCCTTGATCGCTAGCGCCGCATACGCCATTGCGGGATAAATATCTTCAGTCCGTTCGATATGCTCACGAATCCATTTTTCAGCAAGTTGCTCGGCCTTCTTTTTCCCAGGATGCCAGGGAAGTTTTTCTGCATATTTAAGGAGGCGATCGAGAAAAAAGAAAATCCCCCCCTCGATCCCCCTCTTTGACAAAGAGGGGGAAGGGGGAGATTTTAATTCGTCGAGGCTGAATGGAATTTCTATCACCGGTTTCCTGTCCAGGATAATCAAGAGAGG
This genomic window from Deltaproteobacteria bacterium contains:
- a CDS encoding SRPBCC family protein codes for the protein MTESIIINVSPKVIYEVALDFEKYPEFLSDVKQATIQNGKGKSLIVDFDIKVIKSIQYTLKVTGNPYKSIQWDLIKGELFKKNSGGWVFKEEGKGKTEATYTVDIDFGLFVPSMITSKLIGSNLPSMMKKFKERAESLA
- the shc gene encoding squalene--hopene cyclase, encoding MQQPAQKEDLDPLVLAISRARDALLKDQQPEGYWWYTLEANESIGAGLIQLMHWLGAVDREIEGGLSQRILSLQRTDGSWALFFDGPPDLSITVECYFSLRLAGFPPDHPSLKKAREKICELGGISQVRVFTKIHLALFGLVPWIECPSMPLWLMQLPLWSGFSIYEFSSWARASIVPLLIILDRKPVIEIPFSLDELKSPPSPSLSKRGIEGGIFFFLDRLLKYAEKLPWHPGKKKAEQLAEKWIREHIERTEDIYPAMAYAALAIKALGYPLSDPTIQKALGGLKRFRQKENLPPSPPSLPKRGVGGGFIHQQCCISPLWDTPWVARTLLESGLQKDDPQLLKAARYLISKQITNLKGDWSQKNRDALPGGWSFEFQNDYFPDVDDTIEILRFLGTVDLPTQEKRPAIERGLQWLLSMQSKNGGWGAFDKNNVSSWVNRIPFSDHGACLDPSTPDITARVLELLADLRKISPLRPPLLQRGGLGGDLKRALNFLLKTQEPDGSWRGRWGVNFIYGTWAVLVGLTAIGISKNDLRIRKAVHWLKSIQNPDGGWGESCLSDREGHYVPLGLSLPSQTAWALLGLIAAGGDLYTEEIRRGVEFLINSQDANGRWEERHFTGTGFPGHFYIRYHGYQQYFPLLALGRYSQQFR
- a CDS encoding VWA domain-containing protein, giving the protein MTIDFRSKVDCRLLPTHPPPPFSLTRSGGAERERSWEKFAAPSFSLSGSLTLFAAVLSRGKPRRFYPYVGASILLHIGLLKLFTRLTKKPEEPQVIEVEFVSPEPQTPLPKEPPPFLPPGNEGTSPKPTRNKGPELVVDSQKKAPQHPSRSNRGTPKITAPKANFGGPLSSNAPLGEEGDAPQAAEEGEPNGSDKGDSDGESMTPLEQLPASLYQGRVIEAEEPDNRRRLTQFGQQLLDHLTLREKKDHYQIALLIDRSGSMLPYAKKIRDLIDQIMEHGQSQVIEGGHVTFALWIYMGAGFPLKHLKPDSEISELSDSAELTAMKTAIEQAIEIIETKPAAGPEYTWDTSIALMNTESFSTLNEVGKVIIAITDDESACFFIKGLEQYCPQGTGDNSVVKVRDAATRKGIRYEVIRRSNF
- the glpX gene encoding class II fructose-bisphosphatase, yielding MDRNLALEAVRATEAAALNSARLMGRGDNNAADQAAVDGMRRALNSIAFQGTVVIGEGERDEAPMLYIGEKVGLGNGPHVDIALDPLEGTNLTAKGEPNSISVMAFAARGCFLHAPDTYMQKIAVGPMAKGVIDIRQSATWNLQQIAKKKGCEVEDLTVVILERPRHEDLVCEVRKAGTRIKLISDGDVSAALATCWKESGIDVLMGVGGAPEGVISAAALKCLHGDIQGILKPRNQEEISRMKRMGITDLNHVYTLEELAAGEVMFAATGVTTGDFLKGVRFFGGGAETHSVVMRSKSGTIRFIEARHYFDTKPVY